The following coding sequences are from one Selenomonas sputigena ATCC 35185 window:
- the tkt gene encoding transketolase yields MGNIDTTCVNAIRALSADAVQKANSGHPGLPLGAAPIAYELWAHHMKHNGKNPNWANRDRFILSAGHGSAMLYSLLHLFGYGLTLDDLKNFRQDGSLTPGHPEYRHTKGVEATTGPLGAGMGMAVGMAIAEAHLAAIFNKPDFPIVDHYTFALGGDGCMMEGISSEVFSLAGTLALDKLIVLYDSNNISIEGGTDLAFTENVEKRMAAFGFQTLTVEDGTDLAAIGKAIEEAKADKKRPSFITIKTKIGFGCPAKEGKASAHGEPLGEENLRALKENLGWENPAESFCVPAAVYEHYEKLAAEGAALEAKWNELFAAYCAKYPEEKARWDAFHAPVDAAALLKSEDFWAYEDKPAATRALSGKMIQRLKEIVPQLIGGSADLGPSNKTVMDGAGDFSRTDRAGRNLHFGVRELGMAAIANGLALHGGVLPYIATFFVFSDYTKPMLRLAALMGLPVVYVLTHDSIGVGEDGPTHEPIEQLAMLRSTPNVNVFRPADATETAAAWYSAVTSKDAPTVLALTRQNLPQLAGSSKEAMKGGYIISEAKGAPQGILIATGSEVSLAIEAQEELAKDGIAVRVVSLPSVDVFEQQSAEYKESVLPKSIRARVAVEAAVGFGWERYTGLDGATVTMHSFGASAPAGVLFKKFGFTKENVVATMKKVLEK; encoded by the coding sequence ATGGGCAATATCGACACCACCTGTGTGAATGCGATCCGTGCACTTTCGGCGGACGCCGTGCAGAAGGCGAACTCCGGCCATCCGGGCCTGCCGCTCGGCGCAGCCCCGATCGCTTACGAACTCTGGGCGCACCACATGAAGCACAACGGCAAGAATCCAAACTGGGCGAACCGCGACCGCTTCATCCTCTCCGCCGGGCACGGCTCCGCCATGCTCTATTCCCTGCTGCACCTCTTCGGCTACGGGCTGACGCTCGACGACCTCAAGAACTTCCGCCAGGACGGATCCTTGACGCCTGGCCATCCCGAGTACCGTCATACGAAGGGCGTGGAAGCCACGACAGGGCCTCTGGGCGCAGGCATGGGCATGGCGGTCGGCATGGCGATTGCTGAAGCGCACCTCGCCGCCATCTTCAACAAGCCGGATTTCCCCATCGTCGATCACTACACCTTTGCCCTTGGCGGCGACGGCTGCATGATGGAGGGCATCTCCTCCGAAGTCTTCTCGCTCGCGGGCACGCTCGCGCTCGACAAGCTCATCGTGCTCTACGACAGCAACAACATCTCCATCGAGGGCGGCACCGACCTCGCCTTTACCGAAAACGTGGAAAAGCGCATGGCGGCCTTCGGCTTCCAGACGCTCACGGTCGAGGACGGTACGGATCTCGCCGCCATCGGCAAGGCGATCGAAGAGGCGAAGGCAGACAAGAAGCGGCCGTCCTTCATCACGATCAAAACGAAGATCGGCTTCGGCTGCCCCGCCAAAGAAGGCAAGGCGAGCGCCCACGGCGAACCGCTCGGCGAAGAAAACCTGCGCGCGCTCAAGGAAAACCTCGGCTGGGAAAATCCTGCCGAGAGCTTCTGCGTTCCTGCCGCCGTCTACGAACATTACGAGAAGCTCGCCGCTGAGGGAGCGGCTCTTGAGGCGAAGTGGAACGAGCTTTTTGCCGCCTACTGCGCGAAGTACCCCGAGGAGAAGGCTCGCTGGGATGCGTTCCACGCGCCTGTCGATGCTGCGGCGCTGCTCAAGAGCGAGGACTTCTGGGCGTACGAGGACAAGCCCGCCGCGACGCGCGCCTTGTCGGGCAAGATGATCCAGCGTCTCAAGGAAATCGTGCCGCAGCTCATCGGCGGCAGCGCAGATCTCGGGCCGTCGAACAAGACCGTGATGGACGGCGCAGGCGATTTCAGCCGCACGGATCGTGCGGGACGCAACCTGCACTTCGGCGTGCGCGAACTCGGCATGGCGGCGATCGCCAACGGCCTCGCGCTGCACGGCGGCGTCCTGCCTTACATCGCGACCTTCTTCGTATTCAGCGATTACACGAAGCCCATGCTGCGCCTCGCCGCACTCATGGGGCTGCCCGTCGTCTACGTGCTCACGCACGACAGCATCGGCGTCGGCGAAGACGGTCCGACACACGAGCCGATCGAGCAGCTTGCCATGCTGCGCTCGACGCCGAATGTCAACGTCTTCCGCCCTGCCGACGCGACGGAAACGGCCGCCGCTTGGTACAGCGCCGTGACGAGCAAGGATGCGCCAACCGTCCTCGCGCTCACGCGCCAGAATCTGCCGCAGCTTGCAGGAAGCTCCAAGGAAGCCATGAAGGGCGGCTACATCATTTCCGAAGCAAAGGGGGCACCGCAGGGCATCCTCATCGCCACCGGCTCTGAGGTATCGCTCGCCATCGAGGCGCAGGAAGAACTCGCCAAAGACGGCATCGCCGTGCGCGTCGTCTCCCTGCCGTCCGTCGACGTCTTCGAGCAGCAATCCGCTGAATACAAGGAAAGCGTCCTGCCGAAATCCATCCGCGCCCGCGTCGCCGTCGAAGCGGCCGTTGGCTTCGGCTGGGAACGCTACACAGGACTCGACGGTGCGACCGTCACGATGCACAGCTTCGGCGCTTCCGCCCCCGCCGGCGTCCTCTTCAAGAAGTTCGGCTTCACGAAGGAAAACGTCGTCGCGACGATGAAGAAGGTTCTGGAAAAATAA
- a CDS encoding DMT family transporter, producing the protein MNPSKKGVALVALGALLWGGSGVAAQFLLQQKGFSTEWLVMMRMTLAGILLLLLDAAKNRESIFSVWRNRTAAKRLLFFSLFGMLGVQYTYFSSIEHGNAAAASVLQYLMPIIVVLWLTLKSRSLPSLRESGCVLLAFVGTFLILTRGSLSTLAIPPIALFWGVASAFCAAIYTIQPKWLLDNFRSPLIIGWAMLLGGFLLMPFRAPWNFAGVLDAASVAVFIYVVLFGTVIAFWSYLESLKYIQPSTIGILSSIEPLSAVLLSTALLAVPFGLTESVGVVLILFSIALLNKR; encoded by the coding sequence ATGAATCCATCGAAAAAAGGCGTCGCGCTCGTGGCGCTCGGCGCGCTGCTCTGGGGCGGCTCGGGCGTTGCCGCGCAATTCCTGCTGCAGCAAAAAGGATTTTCCACCGAATGGCTCGTCATGATGCGCATGACGCTCGCAGGCATACTGCTTCTGCTGCTCGATGCGGCAAAGAACCGCGAGAGCATCTTCTCCGTTTGGCGAAACCGCACGGCGGCGAAGCGGCTTCTCTTCTTCAGCCTGTTCGGCATGCTCGGCGTGCAGTACACGTATTTTTCTTCCATCGAGCACGGCAACGCGGCAGCGGCGAGCGTCCTGCAGTACCTGATGCCGATCATCGTCGTCCTCTGGCTCACCCTGAAGAGCCGCAGCCTGCCGTCGCTGCGCGAGAGCGGCTGCGTGCTGCTCGCCTTCGTCGGCACGTTCCTCATCTTGACGCGCGGCAGTCTCTCGACTCTCGCCATCCCGCCCATCGCTCTCTTCTGGGGCGTCGCTTCCGCTTTCTGCGCTGCCATCTACACCATACAGCCCAAATGGCTGCTGGACAATTTCCGCTCGCCTCTCATCATCGGCTGGGCGATGCTCCTCGGCGGTTTCCTGCTCATGCCCTTTCGCGCACCATGGAACTTCGCCGGCGTCTTGGACGCCGCCTCCGTCGCCGTATTCATCTATGTCGTCCTCTTCGGTACGGTCATCGCCTTTTGGTCATATCTCGAAAGCCTCAAATACATCCAGCCGAGCACCATCGGCATCCTGAGTTCCATCGAGCCTTTGTCCGCCGTACTCCTCTCCACCGCGCTGCTCGCCGTCCCCTTCGGCCTCACCGAATCGGTCGGCGTCGTGCTGATCCTGTTCTCCATCGCGCTTCTCAACAAGCGCTGA
- the holA gene encoding DNA polymerase III subunit delta: protein MKYGPFMAALRKGEPKHVYLLAGEEHYYIEKAKAAILERLFPAGEGLRDALEEAAPDMDADALIGLLETVPFFVPKHVVLVQDSPLFREKKRPAADGEEAKAAKGKKGDADKKEERLLHLLADMPDYAYVIFLCAGKADKRRKAYKTVEAAGAVLDADAVRPWEIGDWLAGKLAEIHREFDREAHAYFMGAVSMMHEVSLSYLDKEFEKLALYTAEKRIGRAELAAVFSGLPEVSSFAMMDAVSEKDVKKALTLLRRQTADGVYAPVLLALMVRHVRQLWQAKLLLAQGVRGKALGPSMKLNPFIAEKLGRASMKFSEPVLKRAMLSLIDADYLLKTGRGGAELLEDAVISLCR, encoded by the coding sequence TTGAAGTACGGGCCGTTCATGGCGGCGCTCCGCAAGGGAGAGCCGAAGCATGTCTACCTGCTCGCGGGCGAAGAGCATTACTATATCGAGAAGGCGAAGGCGGCGATCTTGGAGCGCCTCTTTCCCGCGGGCGAAGGTCTGCGGGACGCTCTGGAAGAAGCCGCGCCCGACATGGACGCCGACGCGCTCATCGGCCTCTTGGAAACGGTGCCGTTCTTCGTGCCCAAGCATGTCGTGCTCGTGCAGGACAGTCCTCTTTTTCGCGAGAAGAAGCGCCCAGCAGCGGACGGCGAGGAGGCGAAGGCAGCGAAAGGGAAGAAGGGCGACGCGGACAAGAAGGAGGAGCGCCTGCTGCATCTTCTTGCCGACATGCCCGACTACGCCTATGTAATCTTCCTCTGCGCGGGCAAGGCGGACAAGCGGCGCAAGGCGTACAAGACGGTTGAAGCGGCGGGCGCGGTGCTCGATGCCGATGCCGTGCGCCCGTGGGAGATCGGCGACTGGCTCGCGGGAAAGCTCGCCGAGATTCACAGGGAGTTTGACCGCGAGGCGCATGCGTACTTCATGGGCGCCGTCTCCATGATGCATGAAGTCTCGCTCTCGTATCTCGACAAGGAGTTTGAAAAGCTCGCGCTCTATACTGCGGAGAAGCGCATCGGCAGGGCGGAGCTTGCCGCTGTGTTCTCAGGGCTGCCCGAGGTATCGTCGTTTGCGATGATGGACGCGGTGAGCGAGAAGGACGTGAAGAAGGCTCTGACGCTTCTGCGCCGCCAGACGGCGGACGGCGTGTATGCGCCCGTGCTGCTTGCCCTGATGGTGCGCCATGTGCGCCAATTGTGGCAGGCGAAGCTCCTTCTGGCGCAAGGCGTGCGCGGCAAGGCATTGGGCCCTTCGATGAAGCTCAATCCCTTCATCGCGGAGAAACTGGGACGCGCGAGCATGAAGTTCTCCGAGCCTGTTTTGAAGCGGGCGATGCTCTCGCTCATCGACGCCGACTATCTGCTCAAGACGGGGCGGGGCGGCGCGGAATTGTTGGAAGATGCCGTGATCTCGCTGTGCCGTTGA
- a CDS encoding pyridoxal phosphate-dependent aminotransferase, which translates to MSTKMAASHTENKVLNDVIFAASGAATAAAKEHGAEKITNATLGAIFGEDEKLACIPTVEKVLRELPIPEIIAYAPVAGLPAYLESVKDIVFGNHRPEGYVEAVATAGGTGAVHHAIENYSEIGEAVLTADWFWGPYNALCQNIGRRLETFQLFDEGLAFNAAAFTAKVEALLEKQDSLLIILNTPAHNPTGYTLSDEDWDAVLATVKAHAKKGKRMSVLVDIAYIEYSGTKEETRGFMEKFAHLPENVFVMFAFSMSKGYTLYGQRTGAIVGLSASRAVIEEFSDVNKFSSRATWSNINRGAMALLATIQQDAALLAAYEKERDALYQIVRSRGALFMKEAKDCGLKALPYKAGFFLAVPSEDPQAVADKLHDDLVFAVPLKRGVRIAVCGVATKKVEGLAAKVKKAWDFVGK; encoded by the coding sequence ATGAGCACGAAGATGGCAGCATCGCATACGGAAAACAAGGTTCTGAACGACGTGATTTTTGCCGCGAGCGGCGCGGCGACGGCGGCGGCGAAGGAGCATGGGGCAGAGAAGATCACGAACGCCACGCTGGGTGCGATCTTTGGCGAGGATGAAAAGCTCGCCTGCATACCGACGGTCGAGAAGGTGCTGCGCGAGCTGCCGATTCCCGAAATCATCGCCTATGCGCCCGTCGCGGGTCTGCCTGCATATCTTGAGAGCGTGAAGGACATCGTCTTCGGCAATCATCGGCCGGAAGGCTATGTCGAGGCCGTCGCGACGGCAGGCGGCACGGGTGCCGTCCACCACGCGATCGAAAACTACTCGGAGATCGGCGAAGCCGTGCTCACTGCCGATTGGTTCTGGGGCCCTTACAACGCGCTCTGTCAGAACATCGGGCGGCGCTTGGAGACATTCCAGCTTTTCGACGAGGGGCTCGCCTTCAATGCCGCCGCTTTCACGGCGAAGGTGGAGGCGCTTCTCGAAAAACAGGATTCTCTCCTCATCATCCTCAATACGCCTGCGCACAATCCGACGGGCTATACGCTTTCCGATGAGGATTGGGATGCGGTTCTTGCGACCGTAAAGGCTCATGCGAAGAAGGGCAAGCGCATGAGCGTTCTTGTTGACATCGCCTACATCGAGTACAGCGGCACGAAGGAGGAGACGCGCGGCTTCATGGAGAAGTTCGCGCATCTTCCCGAGAATGTATTCGTCATGTTCGCTTTCAGCATGTCCAAGGGGTATACGCTCTACGGACAGCGCACGGGAGCAATCGTCGGTCTTTCCGCAAGCCGCGCCGTCATTGAGGAATTTTCGGACGTCAACAAGTTTTCGAGCCGTGCGACATGGTCGAACATCAATCGCGGCGCGATGGCGCTCCTGGCAACGATTCAGCAGGATGCGGCGCTTCTCGCCGCGTACGAGAAGGAGCGCGATGCGCTCTATCAGATCGTGCGCTCGCGCGGTGCGCTCTTCATGAAGGAGGCGAAGGATTGCGGCCTCAAGGCTCTGCCGTACAAGGCGGGTTTCTTCCTCGCCGTGCCTTCGGAAGATCCGCAGGCTGTGGCGGACAAGCTGCATGACGATCTCGTCTTCGCCGTTCCCTTGAAGCGCGGCGTGCGCATCGCCGTCTGCGGTGTCGCCACGAAGAAGGTCGAGGGGCTTGCCGCGAAGGTCAAGAAGGCATGGGATTTCGTGGGCAAGTGA
- a CDS encoding 2-hydroxyacid dehydrogenase, with product MKLVITEPLGLSEAQAEALKKEYLPQDLEMVYCNTPPQDDAEKAARAKGAELVMLANMPFKENVLQELSDVKFLSVAFTGVDHVAMDYCKAHDIVVSNCSGYANEAVSELAIGLAIGLYRKMLAADEAVRAGKTRAGLLGIELSGKKFGVVGAGAIGRRTIALAQAFGCEVYYYNRKEAKIDGAKYVSLDELMEVSDIVSLHVPLTAETKGLIGEKEIAKMKKTAILINTARGPVVDSKALADALKEGRIAGAGIDVFEGEPPIAGDHPLLHAPNVILAPHVGFATQEAMEKRAVIAFKNVQAFLAGKPQNVM from the coding sequence ATGAAACTCGTAATCACGGAGCCGCTGGGGCTCTCGGAGGCGCAGGCGGAGGCGCTGAAAAAGGAGTATCTGCCTCAAGACCTTGAAATGGTCTACTGCAATACGCCGCCGCAGGACGACGCGGAAAAGGCGGCGCGTGCCAAGGGGGCAGAGCTTGTCATGCTCGCGAACATGCCGTTCAAGGAAAACGTCCTGCAGGAGCTTTCGGACGTCAAGTTCCTGAGCGTCGCCTTCACGGGCGTCGACCATGTGGCGATGGACTACTGCAAGGCGCATGACATCGTCGTTTCCAACTGCTCGGGCTACGCCAATGAGGCGGTAAGCGAGCTTGCCATCGGCCTGGCAATCGGACTCTACCGCAAAATGCTTGCTGCAGATGAGGCGGTGCGTGCGGGCAAGACGCGCGCCGGACTTCTCGGCATCGAGCTTTCGGGCAAGAAGTTCGGCGTCGTCGGTGCAGGCGCCATCGGCAGGCGCACGATCGCGCTCGCGCAGGCGTTCGGCTGTGAGGTGTACTACTACAACCGCAAGGAGGCGAAGATCGACGGGGCGAAGTATGTGAGTCTCGACGAGCTGATGGAAGTCTCGGACATCGTTTCGCTGCATGTGCCGCTGACGGCGGAGACAAAGGGGCTGATCGGCGAGAAAGAGATCGCCAAGATGAAGAAGACGGCGATTCTCATCAATACGGCGCGCGGTCCCGTCGTCGACAGCAAGGCTCTGGCAGACGCCCTCAAGGAAGGCCGCATCGCGGGTGCGGGCATCGACGTCTTCGAGGGCGAGCCGCCGATCGCGGGCGATCATCCGCTGCTTCATGCGCCGAACGTCATCCTCGCGCCGCACGTCGGCTTTGCGACGCAGGAGGCGATGGAAAAGCGTGCCGTCATCGCCTTCAAGAATGTGCAGGCGTTCCTTGCGGGCAAGCCGCAGAACGTGATGTAA
- a CDS encoding YitT family protein — protein MLHLRSLTLKGRVFRYLGILLGCLISSSSINLFVVPAHLLSGGIAGIAMIFYYLFSLPIGVQMFLYNLPLLAAAYKTLGREYTLDIAFGTILFSFCVDATRFLNVYAPVPDTMLAAIFGGVLNGIGYGIIFRMNGSSGGFDIVAAIVKKYYSLNMGSVIFAFNCVIMLLAAALFGVMPALYTLICMFMNSAVTDRVVAGFNSRKVVLIISDHVQPISEAIICEVGRGVTFLHGQGAFTRKERNVLFLVCSLTQISKVKLIANLIDKNAFMIVLSANEVMGRGFTMPGMHLKAMLKERSKRIF, from the coding sequence ATGCTCCATCTCAGGAGTTTGACATTGAAGGGCCGTGTTTTCCGCTATCTTGGCATCCTGCTCGGCTGCCTTATCAGCAGTTCTTCGATCAACCTCTTCGTCGTGCCCGCGCACCTCTTGTCGGGCGGCATTGCGGGCATTGCGATGATCTTCTACTATCTCTTCTCGCTTCCCATCGGCGTGCAGATGTTTCTCTACAATCTGCCTCTTCTCGCGGCGGCGTACAAGACGCTCGGGCGCGAGTACACGCTCGACATCGCTTTTGGCACGATCCTCTTTTCCTTCTGCGTCGATGCAACGCGCTTCCTGAATGTCTATGCGCCCGTGCCCGATACGATGCTTGCGGCGATCTTCGGCGGCGTGCTGAATGGCATCGGCTATGGCATCATCTTCCGCATGAACGGCAGTTCGGGCGGCTTCGACATCGTCGCCGCCATCGTGAAGAAGTATTACTCTTTGAACATGGGCAGCGTGATCTTTGCCTTCAACTGCGTCATCATGCTCTTGGCCGCCGCGCTCTTCGGCGTCATGCCCGCGCTCTACACGCTCATCTGCATGTTCATGAATTCTGCCGTGACGGATCGGGTCGTCGCGGGCTTCAACAGCCGCAAGGTCGTGCTCATCATCTCCGACCATGTGCAGCCGATTTCGGAGGCGATCATCTGCGAGGTCGGGCGCGGCGTGACGTTTCTGCATGGGCAGGGTGCGTTTACGCGCAAGGAGCGCAACGTGCTCTTCCTCGTATGCTCGCTCACGCAGATCAGCAAGGTCAAGCTCATCGCGAATCTCATCGACAAGAACGCCTTCATGATCGTTCTTTCGGCGAACGAGGTCATGGGCAGGGGCTTCACGATGCCCGGAATGCATCTGAAGGCGATGCTTAAGGAACGAAGCAAGAGGATTTTTTGA
- the secA gene encoding preprotein translocase subunit SecA produces MLGFIKRFLGDNNDKEIKRMRGIVDVINGHEKALESLSDDALAGHTGKFKERLANGESLDDMLPEAFAVVREASRRVLGMRHFDVQMIGGICLHEGKIAEMRTGEGKTLVATLPVYLNALEGKGVHMVTVNDYLARRDSEWMGRVYRFLGLSVGLIAHDMDFPERKLAYASDVTFGTNNEFGFDYLRDNMVIHPQQMVQRDLHYAIVDEVDSILVDEARTPLIISGPGQKSTDMYAVMARAVAQLKEGEDYKLDEKQKTVAPSDEAVLKVERIVGIKNLYAPENLELSHCFTAALRAKALMKRDRDYVVRDDEIIIVDEFTGRLMVGRRYSDGLHQAIEAKEGVKIQRESQTLASITFQNYFRMYDKLGGMTGTAKTEEDEFLKIYKLPVVVVPTNRPVQRVDEPDAIYKTKRAKYRAVGQAVEEIHKTGQPILIGTTSITQSEELSAILKQHGVEHNVLNAKYHEKEAEIIKDAGQRGAVTIATNMAGRGTDIQLGDGVQELGGLYILGTERHESRRIDNQLRGRAGRQGDPGRSKFYLSLEDDLLRLFASDNIASIMDRLGMDENDPIEHKLITRSIERAQKKVEARNFDIRKHVLEYDDVMNQQREVIYAERRKILRGEDLKENIFFMLDKIIESEMDQYANAKLYPEEWTLDGLIEDAEKIYAPEGKLKKEELEAMSRDELEETLKKTAHEAYAAREQLFGEENMRELEKVVMLRVVDNHWMEHLDRMDMLREGINLRAYGQRNPLVEYKIEALDMFEAMEAAIQTDIAKLMYRVSIVTQEQQQLQDRLQTARASHGEESSAAETKKKPQRNKNDIGRNDPCPCGSGKKYKNCCGRNK; encoded by the coding sequence TTGCTCGGATTCATCAAGCGATTCCTGGGAGATAACAACGATAAGGAAATCAAGCGGATGCGCGGCATCGTCGACGTCATCAACGGTCATGAAAAGGCGCTCGAAAGCCTCAGTGACGATGCGCTTGCAGGCCATACGGGAAAGTTCAAGGAGCGTCTCGCAAACGGCGAGAGTCTTGACGATATGCTTCCCGAGGCGTTTGCCGTCGTGCGCGAGGCGTCGAGGCGCGTCCTTGGCATGCGTCATTTCGACGTGCAGATGATCGGCGGTATCTGCCTGCACGAGGGCAAGATTGCGGAGATGCGCACGGGCGAGGGCAAGACGCTCGTCGCGACGCTGCCCGTCTATCTCAATGCGCTCGAAGGCAAGGGCGTGCACATGGTCACGGTCAACGACTATCTCGCACGGCGCGACAGCGAGTGGATGGGGCGTGTCTATCGCTTCCTCGGACTCTCCGTCGGCCTCATTGCGCACGACATGGACTTCCCTGAGCGAAAGCTCGCCTATGCGTCCGACGTTACCTTCGGCACGAACAACGAGTTCGGCTTCGACTACCTGCGCGACAACATGGTCATCCATCCGCAGCAGATGGTGCAGCGTGACCTCCACTATGCCATCGTCGATGAGGTCGACTCGATTCTCGTCGATGAGGCGAGAACGCCACTCATCATCTCAGGTCCCGGGCAGAAGTCGACGGACATGTACGCTGTCATGGCACGCGCCGTCGCTCAGCTCAAGGAGGGCGAGGATTACAAGCTCGACGAGAAGCAGAAGACCGTTGCGCCGTCCGATGAAGCCGTCTTGAAGGTTGAGCGCATCGTCGGCATCAAGAACCTCTACGCGCCTGAGAATCTGGAGCTTTCGCACTGCTTTACGGCAGCTCTGCGCGCCAAGGCTCTGATGAAGCGCGATCGCGACTACGTCGTGCGCGACGATGAGATCATCATTGTCGATGAGTTCACGGGTCGTCTCATGGTTGGCCGCCGCTATTCGGACGGACTGCATCAGGCGATCGAGGCGAAGGAAGGCGTGAAGATTCAGCGCGAGAGCCAGACGCTCGCGTCGATTACCTTCCAGAACTACTTCCGCATGTACGATAAGCTCGGCGGCATGACGGGCACGGCGAAGACTGAGGAGGACGAGTTCCTCAAGATCTACAAGCTGCCCGTCGTCGTCGTGCCGACGAACCGTCCCGTGCAGCGCGTCGACGAGCCGGACGCCATCTACAAGACGAAGCGTGCGAAATACCGTGCCGTCGGACAAGCGGTCGAAGAGATTCACAAGACGGGACAGCCGATCCTCATCGGCACGACATCCATCACGCAGTCGGAAGAGCTCAGCGCCATCTTGAAGCAGCACGGCGTCGAGCACAACGTCCTGAATGCCAAGTACCACGAGAAGGAAGCGGAGATCATCAAGGACGCAGGTCAACGGGGCGCCGTGACGATCGCGACGAACATGGCGGGACGCGGCACGGACATCCAGCTCGGCGATGGCGTGCAGGAGCTCGGCGGCCTCTACATCCTCGGCACGGAGCGCCACGAATCGCGGCGCATCGACAACCAGCTGCGCGGCCGCGCGGGTCGCCAGGGAGACCCCGGCCGCTCGAAGTTCTACTTGTCGCTGGAAGATGACCTTCTGCGTCTCTTCGCATCGGACAATATCGCCTCCATCATGGATCGGCTCGGCATGGACGAGAACGATCCGATCGAGCACAAACTCATCACGCGTTCGATCGAGCGTGCACAGAAGAAGGTCGAAGCCAGAAACTTCGACATCCGCAAGCACGTCCTCGAATACGACGATGTCATGAACCAGCAGCGCGAGGTCATCTATGCGGAGCGACGCAAGATTCTGCGCGGCGAAGACCTCAAGGAAAACATCTTCTTCATGCTCGACAAGATCATCGAGAGCGAGATGGATCAGTACGCGAACGCGAAGCTATATCCTGAGGAGTGGACGCTCGACGGACTCATCGAGGACGCGGAGAAGATTTACGCGCCCGAGGGCAAGCTCAAGAAGGAAGAGCTTGAGGCGATGAGCCGCGACGAGCTGGAAGAAACGCTCAAGAAGACGGCGCACGAAGCATACGCGGCGCGTGAGCAGCTCTTCGGCGAGGAGAACATGCGCGAGCTTGAGAAGGTCGTCATGCTGCGCGTCGTCGACAATCATTGGATGGAGCATCTCGATCGCATGGACATGCTGCGCGAGGGCATCAACCTGCGCGCCTACGGGCAGAGGAATCCGCTCGTCGAGTACAAGATCGAGGCGCTCGACATGTTCGAGGCAATGGAAGCTGCGATTCAAACGGACATCGCGAAGCTCATGTACCGCGTGAGCATTGTGACGCAGGAGCAGCAGCAGCTCCAAGACCGCCTGCAGACGGCGCGCGCCTCGCACGGCGAGGAATCCAGTGCCGCTGAGACGAAGAAGAAGCCGCAACGCAACAAGAACGACATCGGGCGCAACGATCCGTGCCCGTGCGGCAGCGGCAAGAAGTACAAGAATTGCTGCGGCAGGAACAAGTGA
- a CDS encoding aspartate kinase, with product MALIVKKFGGSSVATTEKIKAVARRVLDGMKPEDKVVVVVSAMGDTTDDLIELARGIDKNPYHYAREMDMLLTTGEQVSIALLAMAFCSMGHKAISLTGAMVGMGTNSVHTKGRIVGIEPKRVEEALNEGNIVVVAGFQGADSFGDPVTLGRGGSDTSAVALAGALAADSCEIFTDVDGIYSADPRLVQGARKMQEITYDEMLEMARLGAGVMQPRSVEMGKHFGIPIHVRSTFTEKTGTMIREAYTMEEKDFEIRGLAHDDKVAKLAVMGVPNQPGVAHSLFSALADANVSVDMIVQSVRNIEHNVTDMVFTVAVDDLETAREIVEDVKKKLNAVSVLVEENVAKVSIVGVGMLGNPGIAARMFGALQKADVNIDIISTSEISISCLITKDKLKEAANAIHDEFFPRD from the coding sequence ATGGCTCTGATCGTAAAGAAGTTTGGCGGCAGCTCGGTTGCCACTACGGAAAAAATCAAAGCGGTGGCGCGGCGTGTCCTCGACGGCATGAAGCCCGAGGACAAGGTCGTCGTCGTCGTCTCCGCCATGGGAGACACGACCGATGATCTCATCGAGCTGGCGCGCGGCATAGACAAGAATCCGTACCATTATGCGCGTGAGATGGACATGCTGTTGACGACGGGCGAGCAAGTTTCCATCGCGCTCTTGGCGATGGCGTTCTGCTCGATGGGGCATAAGGCGATCTCCTTGACGGGCGCGATGGTCGGCATGGGCACGAACTCCGTGCATACGAAGGGGCGCATCGTAGGCATTGAGCCGAAGCGCGTCGAGGAAGCGCTCAATGAGGGAAATATCGTCGTCGTTGCAGGCTTCCAGGGCGCTGACTCCTTCGGTGATCCCGTGACGCTCGGACGCGGCGGCTCAGATACCTCGGCTGTGGCTCTTGCGGGCGCTCTCGCTGCGGACAGCTGCGAGATATTCACGGATGTGGACGGCATTTACTCTGCCGACCCGCGCCTCGTCCAAGGTGCACGCAAGATGCAGGAGATTACTTACGACGAGATGTTGGAAATGGCGCGTCTCGGCGCGGGCGTCATGCAGCCGCGCTCCGTGGAAATGGGCAAGCACTTCGGCATTCCCATCCATGTACGCTCGACGTTTACCGAGAAAACCGGCACGATGATCAGGGAGGCTTATACAATGGAAGAGAAGGATTTTGAAATCAGGGGGCTGGCACACGACGACAAGGTGGCAAAACTCGCCGTCATGGGTGTGCCGAACCAGCCGGGCGTCGCACATTCCCTCTTTTCTGCGCTCGCTGACGCCAATGTGAGCGTGGACATGATCGTGCAGAGCGTGCGGAACATCGAGCATAACGTGACGGACATGGTCTTCACGGTCGCCGTCGACGATCTCGAAACGGCGCGTGAAATCGTCGAGGATGTCAAGAAGAAGCTCAACGCCGTGTCGGTTCTCGTCGAGGAGAACGTCGCGAAGGTTTCCATCGTCGGCGTCGGCATGCTCGGCAACCCCGGCATCGCGGCGCGCATGTTCGGCGCCCTGCAGAAGGCGGACGTCAACATCGACATCATCAGCACGTCGGAAATCAGCATTTCCTGCCTGATCACGAAGGACAAGCTCAAGGAAGCGGCGAACGCGATCCACGACGAGTTCTTTCCGCGCGATTGA